From a single Longimicrobium terrae genomic region:
- a CDS encoding transposase domain-containing protein — MARTKQLRQEENRLADLMNIGVLTTRFPMDQVHAILNQTGRASERVRALPAHVLVYYIIALGLFRPLSTQEVLRVLQQGLKDIAMRTGRVTGAKPVKTAGAPAISQARTRLGVEPVKQLYKQVVRPVAERGTEGAWYRERLLVAMDGFTLEVPDSEANRTAFARPESPSGGESAYPRIRGVGLVEVGTHVLFGAALD, encoded by the coding sequence ATGGCGCGTACGAAGCAGCTTCGGCAGGAAGAGAACCGGCTGGCTGACCTGATGAATATCGGCGTGCTCACCACGCGGTTCCCGATGGACCAGGTGCACGCCATCCTCAACCAGACCGGCCGGGCGAGTGAACGGGTGCGTGCGCTGCCCGCGCACGTCCTTGTTTACTACATCATCGCGCTGGGGCTCTTCCGGCCGCTGAGCACGCAGGAGGTTCTGCGCGTGCTTCAGCAAGGGCTGAAGGACATCGCGATGCGGACAGGGCGGGTAACGGGCGCCAAGCCGGTGAAGACCGCCGGAGCACCCGCGATCTCCCAGGCAAGGACCCGGCTGGGCGTGGAGCCGGTGAAGCAACTGTACAAGCAGGTGGTGCGGCCGGTAGCGGAGCGCGGCACCGAGGGCGCGTGGTATCGCGAGCGGCTCCTGGTGGCGATGGACGGCTTTACGCTGGAGGTGCCGGATTCGGAGGCGAACCGGACGGCGTTCGCGCGGCCGGAGTCGCCCTCCGGGGGAGAAAGCGCCTACCCGCGAATCCGCGGCGTGGGGCTGGTGGAGGTGGGCACGCACGTGCTGTTCGGCGCGGCGCTGGACAG